The Gossypium hirsutum isolate 1008001.06 chromosome D06, Gossypium_hirsutum_v2.1, whole genome shotgun sequence genome contains the following window.
GATTATATTTTGTTGAACTTAAAGCGGAAGACATTTAAATGTTCAGTGGTTTACAAGAGAGAGAGAGGTTAAATTTGATGGTGGGAAATAACTGTAATGTATAAACTAATCAGGACATACATCAATAAGAACACTTGTGAATTACGTACGTCAAATTTTAAATGTCTGAAAGTTACTATCCATATCTTCATAACGACTAAGTCTTTGTTTTCTCCATTAGCATATTGTTCATATTATTCACAGTTTATCAATTTCCTTAGTGACATTGTCTTATTTTGACTGCTCTTATTGCATAGTCTGTTCCACTTtcaattaatgttaaaaaatcaCCTTGTCTCTGAAACACTCTGCTTCAATAGGAAATGTCCCTGATTGCTTCACATTGGGCGGTGTTTTGAGAGTCTCCTTTGGAGATGATGGTATTATGAAGATCGGACAAGTTCATGGACTGATACAGCAACTAGGGTTTGAATCACATAATGTGTTGGCTGCATCACTTGTTGATGCTTATTCTAAATGTGGAAGTTTGCAGTGTGCTTTTAAGTTGTATAAAAACATGCCTATGAAAGACATTATATCTTGCACGGCCTTGATCACTAGCTTCGCACGTGAAGACAAACACAATAGAGATGCTTTGGATCTCTTTAAGGAAATAAATTCACTGCAAGTGGAAATGGATGATATGATATTATGCTCTGTTCTTAACGTATGTGCTAATGTAGCAGACTTGAAGTTGGGAAGGCAGATTCATGCTTGTTATTTGAAATGTCAACCTACGAATGACGTGGCAATGGGCAATGCTCTAATTGACATGTATGCAAAATGTGGGGCAATAAAAGATGCTAACAAGGTGTTTAATGAAATGGATGAGAGAAATGTGATTTCGTGGACATCACTTATTGCTGGGTACGGAAAGCATGGATATGGACATGAGGCAATTGCATTATATGAGAAAATGGAGCATGAAAGGATGAAGCCTAATGGTGTAACTTTTTTGTCCCTCCTTTTTGCTTGCAGTCATACTGGGTTGATTAACAAAGGTTCAGAGTTGTTTAATGCAATGGTCAGCAAATACGGGATATTTCCCCAAGCTGAGCATCTTTCCTGCATGGTGGATCTCTTTGCACGTGGAGGGCAGTTAGAAGCTGCTTATGAACTGATACGTTTGATGAATATTGAGCCTACCTCATCACTTTGGGGTGCCATTCTTGGGGCTAGTAACATCTATGGCAACATGAACTTGGGAGAAGAGGCGGCCACACATCTTTTCAATATGGACCCAGAGAAGTCAGTTAACTACATTGCTTTAGCTGGTTTATATGCAGGAGCTGGTGCATGGGAAAATGCTTGGGAGGCACGTAAATTAATGGAGGAAAGAAGTGCTATTAAGGATCCAGGATACAGCCTTCTCAGCTCTGCAGATAAGTAAATGATGCTTTTGCAGCCAAGTCGAAATGGTCAAGTTGTCTTATTATTGTTAAAGTGGGAGATACACAGCTGTATTTACAACTCTCCAAGACACTTAAACTCGCAGTGATGGTTAAGAAGAGATGGAGCAAtggtttgtttattttcattCTACTGGAAGGACATCAATCTGCTCCTTCTAGTAGCTGGACAGCTTCGGAACATCTAGTTATATGCATACCCTGAGATGTCAAATATGCATCACATTTTCACTTTATATATGCTAAATGGCTTCCCTTTTTGGGTTAGTTGCTTTCTAAGTCACAGACAGTTTGTCTTGTTTGGTGGAACATCAAGCACGGATGAAAACATAAATCATATCAAATACTAACCTCAATTACTCAAAAATAAATGGTCATGCTTAGTAACAAGTTAAAAATCATGCTTcagttatatttttctttaaaaaaaagaatctATCATGACTAAACAAGCACACgcaaaccaaataaaataattaaatcaagtACAGGCAAGGGCATTAGTCACTAATTAAAaccatataaaataaaatcttaaatttgaacttacattaataaataaaacagttatgtaattaaaattaaatcgcATAGGTGACAAACTACAAAACACCAAAAAATGAATTACACCGTTCAATAAAAATGCACCGGTCAACGTGAGAACCTTCTCCCCTTTTAATCTAAAATCGAATGGGTAAATTTAGTTATTTACTTCTTTTTGTTATTACTTTACAATTTCATCCAAGTGTTTATGTTAAAAACAATCTGTTAAAAGTTATATTGATTTAGTGGATGATATAAATTGGTTACTATGTGTTTGAGTTTCAAACTTTGCATCTATCAAttaaatagttgttaattctggtGGGGTTTCGCTAAAAACTCGAAATTAAAGCATCGTTTGTATACCATTACACATACTAACAAGTATTTTGTACTTttaaacacacacacatatatatatatataaaatccatGATCTAATTATCCATTTATCAACTTTGATTACATTTTCTTAAAATTCTATTACATATATTATGATGTAAATAATCATTCACCTTATTAATGATTTAAGTCATTTTGATATAACCCTCGATTGAGTTTCATTTACACCAACCATATAATGCATTTAAGAGAACACTTTTAACTCTTAGTGGAAACTATGATTTGGTATATATAAGTTAAGCTACACCATGCATAAATTGTATACCCAATATATGTAGTCATATATTTACTTGAGATTAAAGTTAAAATGAACGTCACAAGTCAATTGATCTACAAACAAATTTAAGGTCGTTCAACTTGGTCTAGTTTAATATATTgttaatttaaattgatacatCTATCTCTACTGGGGAATCACTCCAATTTTTGATAACTAAGACAAACTATCTCTTTTTACCGactttaaatgaaatgaatagtcaattacataaaataatatttatctatcTACTATATATAAATGTACCAACTCTAAAATTGCAAATGATGAAGGACACATACacctttaataatttttaattaattattatatcttacttttatttaaaattaatgtgAAATTTAATATCTAAACTATATATCAATGCAATATTTGtgatttttcttttccaatttgaTAACTCTAGAATCATTCTGTTAACCATTTTACCC
Protein-coding sequences here:
- the LOC107902044 gene encoding pentatricopeptide repeat-containing protein At3g20730, whose amino-acid sequence is MNGVPTKAAKAINFLNQNRLRGIKSLCNSGELQQESKLIQLDSSFYMQILQLCIDSKAKKQALLAHSQIIKKGYSSNVHLGTKLIIFYAKFGNMVAAKKVFDKMAERTVVSWTAMISGYSQNGFFENALLVFAEMRKAGFKGNQFSYGSALKASTGLRYFKGGMQIQGCIEKGRFVGNLFVQSGLLDLHAKCGNMEDASRLFYGMGKRDLVSWNVMIGGFVLQGLADKAFQLLRQMMREGNVPDCFTLGGVLRVSFGDDGIMKIGQVHGLIQQLGFESHNVLAASLVDAYSKCGSLQCAFKLYKNMPMKDIISCTALITSFAREDKHNRDALDLFKEINSLQVEMDDMILCSVLNVCANVADLKLGRQIHACYLKCQPTNDVAMGNALIDMYAKCGAIKDANKVFNEMDERNVISWTSLIAGYGKHGYGHEAIALYEKMEHERMKPNGVTFLSLLFACSHTGLINKGSELFNAMVSKYGIFPQAEHLSCMVDLFARGGQLEAAYELIRLMNIEPTSSLWGAILGASNIYGNMNLGEEAATHLFNMDPEKSVNYIALAGLYAGAGAWENAWEARKLMEERSAIKDPGYSLLSSADK